A stretch of Paracoccus sp. N5 DNA encodes these proteins:
- a CDS encoding DUF1788 domain-containing protein, with protein sequence MRTKADRRFRAERLFKVISSKRFLQKQGLGNEVPFFICAFDAEDGLSLGEDREDLIARLGHAGVRVLDIDLYDLSLRILEDRGIFEQILEVEAETEKAELKELLQGVLDPQAHLIPEIGRRIEEVPHDVIFLSGVGEVYPYLRSHNVLNNLQSTAKDRPTVMFFPGKYTHALATGASLELFGLLHDDKYYRAFNIMNYEV encoded by the coding sequence GTGAGAACCAAAGCTGATCGGCGCTTCCGCGCCGAGCGCCTGTTCAAAGTGATTTCCAGTAAACGGTTCCTGCAAAAGCAAGGGTTGGGAAACGAGGTTCCCTTTTTCATCTGCGCCTTTGATGCCGAAGACGGACTGAGCCTGGGCGAGGATCGCGAGGATCTGATCGCCCGGCTGGGCCACGCTGGTGTGCGCGTCCTCGATATCGATCTCTATGACCTTTCGCTCAGGATCCTCGAAGACCGGGGAATCTTCGAGCAGATCCTTGAGGTTGAAGCCGAAACGGAAAAGGCGGAGCTCAAGGAGCTGTTACAGGGCGTTCTGGACCCGCAGGCGCACCTCATTCCAGAGATTGGGCGGCGCATTGAAGAAGTCCCGCACGACGTGATCTTCCTGTCAGGCGTAGGCGAAGTTTACCCCTACCTGCGGTCGCACAACGTACTCAACAACCTGCAAAGCACCGCGAAAGACCGCCCGACGGTCATGTTCTTTCCGGGGAAATACACGCACGCGTTGGCGACAGGAGCATCGCTGGAACTGTTCGGCTTGCTGCATGACGACAAATACTACCGCGCGTTCAATATCATGAATTACGAGGTCTG